One Hordeum vulgare subsp. vulgare chromosome 4H, MorexV3_pseudomolecules_assembly, whole genome shotgun sequence DNA window includes the following coding sequences:
- the LOC123447163 gene encoding purine permease 3-like → MATTAASASPGPAIQEAAKTPSASPPRATATSPARYRPSPLVVFSACLVLIGSSGPLLLRVYFVHGGQRLWLSALVQISGWPLLLPPLCVSLFRGRRHGIANLLLPARLVGTAVVLGSLYAVSCYVYAMGSQALPLSTSSLLLATQLAFTAVFAFLFVGLRFTPFSANAVMLLTIGPAVLGVGPGSGKPAGEPSKTYWTGFCEAIAAAALAGLVLPLVEVAMERFGRRTGPAARAPPPYSTVMQMQAMMGAAGTMVCLLGMAIKTDFKAMPSEAAAYGLGETKYYLVLVWGAVSWQMLNLGVVGLITCASSLLAGIMVAVLLPLSEVLAVIFLHEKFDGPKGIALVLSLWGFASYMYGEKVQQKKLEAQKSQLLQQQVAKKTGDLELAIH, encoded by the coding sequence ATGGCGACCACAGCTGCTAGCGCCAGTCCGGGCCCGGCCATCCAAGAAGCAGCAAAGACGCCAAGCgcctcgccgccccgcgccacggccacctcgccgGCTCGCTACCGGCCTTCGCCGCTGGTCGTATTCAGCGCCTGCCTCGTCCTCATCGGCTCCAGCGGGCCGCTCCTGCTGCGGGTCTACTTCGTCCACGGCGGGCAACGCCTCTGGCTGTCCGCGCTAGTCCAGATCTCCGGCTGGCCGCTCCTCCTCCCGCCCCTGTGCGTCTCCCTCTTCCGCGGCCGCCGCCACGGCATCGCCAACCTCCTCCTCCCGGCTCGCCTCGTTGGCACGGCCGTCGTGCTGGGCAGTTTGTACGCCGTGTCCTGCTACGTCTACGCGATGGGGTCGCAGGCGCTGCCGCTGTCCACCTCGTCATTGCTGCTGGCGACGCAGCTCGCCTTCACCGCCGTCTTCGCGTTCCTCTTCGTCGGGCTCCGCTTCACGCCCTTCTCCGCcaacgccgtcatgctgctcaCCATCGGTCCGGCGGTGCTCGGCGTCGGGCCCGGGTCCGGGAAGCCGGCGGGCGAGCCATCCAAGACGTACTGGACAGGGTTCTGCGAGGCCATCGCGGCCGCCGCGCTCGCCGGGCTAGTGCTGCCGCTCGTTGAGGTCGCCATGGAGCGGTTTGGGCGCCGGACTGGACCCGCCGCGAGGGCGCCGCCTCCCTACTCCACGGTGATGCAGATGCAGGCCATGATGGGCGCCGCCGGCACGATGGTGTGCCTGCTCGGCATGGCCATCAAGACCGACTTCAAGGCGATGCCGAGCGAGGCGGCGGCATACGGGCTCGGCGAGACCAAGTACTACCTGGTGCTGGTGTGGGGTGccgtgtcgtggcagatgctgaaCCTGGGCGTCGTGGGGCTCATCACCTGCGCCTCCTCGCTCCTCGCCGGCATCATGGTCGCCGTCCTCCTGCCGCTCTCCGAGGTCCTTGCCGTCATCTTCCTCCACGAGAAGTTCGACGGGCCGAAGGGCATCGCGCTCGTGCTGTCACTCTGGGGCTTCGCCTCCTACATGTACGGCGAGAAGGTCCAGCAGAAGAAGCTGGAGGCGCAGAAGAGTCAGCTGCTGCAGCAGCAGGTGGCGAAGAAAACCGGAGACCTCGAGCTGGCAATCCATTGA
- the LOC123450792 gene encoding anaphase-promoting complex subunit 10-like, which translates to MESNGEEEAAATPTPGTVAAAGRLKGCPELTVEDVLQEMAKTAAWSVSSCKPGNSVASLRDDTLDTYWQSDGAQPHLINIQFQKKVQLQEAGKEVFRDTDL; encoded by the exons ATGGAGTCtaacggcgaggaggaggcggcggcgacgccGACGCCAGGGACGGTCGCGGCGGCGGGGAGACTGAAGGGCTGCCCGGAGCTGACGGTGGAGGACGTGCTGCAGGAGATGGCCAAGACGGCCGCCTGGAGCGTCAGCTCCTGCAAGCCCGGCAACAGCGTCGCCTCCCTCCGCGATGACACCCTCGACACCTACTGGCA GTCGGACGGCGCGCAGCCGCACCTGATCAACATCCAGTTCCAGAAGAAGGTGCAACTGCAG GAAGCAGGGAAGGAGGTGTTCAGAGACACGGATCTTTAG